From Xyrauchen texanus isolate HMW12.3.18 chromosome 12, RBS_HiC_50CHRs, whole genome shotgun sequence, one genomic window encodes:
- the LOC127653399 gene encoding uncharacterized protein LOC127653399 isoform X1 — protein MYFTAFRCQIVLLLLCHALCHEPAEDDLTCFNDYETEIKCSLSYNLINCPEYKLNINHSVVDDGFLYYRFKNYSCIFERRHHNASVCECNLTVTDEFVPYETFYFTLLEGENVLLKKTFHTQEFIKPKTPGIVSVEKTPNGNFKVTWDNKYENKWKSFVQNLQIELTYGIKGEKDTMPNKVMNQVGFYEIVGRNLKPNANYIMTARASTEYNNHQIVSDQSTPYEFTTSSSLNEIFKIVIPGVCVGLIIIIFIIFICFFRIKRLWWDKIVKPQLDPDLGKQKGHMLPPSNMKFSPIVVEIPKLDVQDDKKCLALLSENTNNENSFSSVESTVDYGQACSVIQDQNRNMIKLTMLALQAEPLFNFNTVMPVKRERNHANRDSGNGSRSSFFSNSSYLESSAPDHSLFLDLTSDPSYHSYKWEVSNPVKTQLNSAAVVTMEDEYQDIGNTNLKNISSDFDENFIIDDLTTSKYPLYPPPTPHDGGITPSDNEYQDFQSLSKNTGGQWSSTSQAEMALGECGALKIPHSVLETDHTPTSEQESSWKSSLLISPCIQIDNSYHSV, from the exons ATGTATTTCACAGCCTTTCGGTGTCAGATCGTTCTCCTGCTGCTCTGCCACGCACTTTGTCACG AACCAGCAGAGGACGACTTGACCTGTTTCAATGACtatgaaacagaaataaaatgcAGTCTTTCTTACAATCTCATAAATTGCCCTGAATACAAGCTCAACATCAACCACAGTGTAGTAGATGA TGGATTCTTATATTACAGGTTCAAGAATTATTCATGCATTTTTGAGAGAAGACATCACAATGCCAGTGTTTGTGAATGCAACTTGACAGTGACCGATGAGTTTGTACCATATGAGACCTTCTATTTTACACTTCTGGAAGGAgagaatgttttattaaaaaaaacatttcatactCAGGAGTTTA TCAAACCAAAAACTCCAGGTATCGTATCTGTGGAGAAGACCCCAAATGGAAATTTTAAAGTAACTTGGGACAACAAGTATGAAAATAAATGGAAGAGTTTTGTACAAAATTTGCAGATAGAGCTGACCTATGGTATCAAAGGAGAAAAAGACACA ATGCCCAATAAGGTGATGAACCAAGTGGGATTCTATGAGATTGTAGGTAGAAATCTCAAGCCAAATGCCAACTACATTATGACAGCAAGAGCGAGCACAGAGTATAACAACCATCAGATAGTTAGTGACCAAAGCACACCATATGAGTTTACCACTT CCTCATCCCTCAATGAAATCTTTAAAATAGTAATCCCAGGTGTATGTGTTGGTTTGATCATTATTATATTCATTATCTTCATCTGCTTTTTCAG AATCAAGAGGTTGTGGTGGGACAAGATCGTCAAGCCACAACTAGATCCTGACCTTGGAAAACAAAAG GGTCACATGTTGCCTCCTTCCAATATGAAGTTCTCCCCTATCGTTGTTGAGATTCCAAAACTGGACGTCCAGGATGACAAGAAATG TCTGGCATTGCTCTCggaaaatacaaataatgaaaataGTTTCAGTAGTGTTGAATCGACAGTGGATTATGGTCAGGCATGCTCCGTTATCCAGGATCAGAATAGGAACATGATTAAACTCACCATGCTTGCCCTACAAGCGGAACCATTGTTTAACTTCAACACTGTGATGCCAGTCAAGAGAGAACGCAACCATGCAAATAGAGATTCTGGTAATGGCTCGCGGTCATCGTTTTTCAGCAACAGCTCATATTTGGAATCATCAGCCCCGGATCATTCTTTATTCCTAGACCTAACTTCTGATCCTTCCTATCACTCTTACAAGTGGGAAGTTTCAAATCCGGTCAAGACCCAACTTAATTCTGCTGCTGTTGTTACAATGGAAGATGAATATCAGGACATAGGAAatacaaatcttaaaaatattagCTCTGATTTTGATGAGAACTTTATCATAGATGATTTAACAACCTCTAAATATCCACTGTATCCTCCTCCTACTCCCCATGATGGTGGCATCACCCCAAGTGATAATGAATACCAGGATTTCCAAAGCTTATCGAAAAACACAGGAGGACAGTGGAGCTCAACCTCACAAGCTGAAATGGCACTTGGGGAGTGTGGAGCACTGAAAATCCCTCATTCCGTTTTGGAGACTGACCATACACCCACATCAGAACAAGAAAGTTCTTGGAAATCTTCTTTGCTTATCTCACCATGCATTCAAATAGACAATTCCTATCATTCTGTTTAA
- the LOC127653399 gene encoding uncharacterized protein LOC127653399 isoform X2 yields MYFTAFRCQIVLLLLCHALCHEPAEDDLTCFNDYETEIKCSLSYNLINCPEYKLNINHSVVDEFKNYSCIFERRHHNASVCECNLTVTDEFVPYETFYFTLLEGENVLLKKTFHTQEFIKPKTPGIVSVEKTPNGNFKVTWDNKYENKWKSFVQNLQIELTYGIKGEKDTMPNKVMNQVGFYEIVGRNLKPNANYIMTARASTEYNNHQIVSDQSTPYEFTTSSSLNEIFKIVIPGVCVGLIIIIFIIFICFFRIKRLWWDKIVKPQLDPDLGKQKGHMLPPSNMKFSPIVVEIPKLDVQDDKKCLALLSENTNNENSFSSVESTVDYGQACSVIQDQNRNMIKLTMLALQAEPLFNFNTVMPVKRERNHANRDSGNGSRSSFFSNSSYLESSAPDHSLFLDLTSDPSYHSYKWEVSNPVKTQLNSAAVVTMEDEYQDIGNTNLKNISSDFDENFIIDDLTTSKYPLYPPPTPHDGGITPSDNEYQDFQSLSKNTGGQWSSTSQAEMALGECGALKIPHSVLETDHTPTSEQESSWKSSLLISPCIQIDNSYHSV; encoded by the exons ATGTATTTCACAGCCTTTCGGTGTCAGATCGTTCTCCTGCTGCTCTGCCACGCACTTTGTCACG AACCAGCAGAGGACGACTTGACCTGTTTCAATGACtatgaaacagaaataaaatgcAGTCTTTCTTACAATCTCATAAATTGCCCTGAATACAAGCTCAACATCAACCACAGTGTAGTAGATGA GTTCAAGAATTATTCATGCATTTTTGAGAGAAGACATCACAATGCCAGTGTTTGTGAATGCAACTTGACAGTGACCGATGAGTTTGTACCATATGAGACCTTCTATTTTACACTTCTGGAAGGAgagaatgttttattaaaaaaaacatttcatactCAGGAGTTTA TCAAACCAAAAACTCCAGGTATCGTATCTGTGGAGAAGACCCCAAATGGAAATTTTAAAGTAACTTGGGACAACAAGTATGAAAATAAATGGAAGAGTTTTGTACAAAATTTGCAGATAGAGCTGACCTATGGTATCAAAGGAGAAAAAGACACA ATGCCCAATAAGGTGATGAACCAAGTGGGATTCTATGAGATTGTAGGTAGAAATCTCAAGCCAAATGCCAACTACATTATGACAGCAAGAGCGAGCACAGAGTATAACAACCATCAGATAGTTAGTGACCAAAGCACACCATATGAGTTTACCACTT CCTCATCCCTCAATGAAATCTTTAAAATAGTAATCCCAGGTGTATGTGTTGGTTTGATCATTATTATATTCATTATCTTCATCTGCTTTTTCAG AATCAAGAGGTTGTGGTGGGACAAGATCGTCAAGCCACAACTAGATCCTGACCTTGGAAAACAAAAG GGTCACATGTTGCCTCCTTCCAATATGAAGTTCTCCCCTATCGTTGTTGAGATTCCAAAACTGGACGTCCAGGATGACAAGAAATG TCTGGCATTGCTCTCggaaaatacaaataatgaaaataGTTTCAGTAGTGTTGAATCGACAGTGGATTATGGTCAGGCATGCTCCGTTATCCAGGATCAGAATAGGAACATGATTAAACTCACCATGCTTGCCCTACAAGCGGAACCATTGTTTAACTTCAACACTGTGATGCCAGTCAAGAGAGAACGCAACCATGCAAATAGAGATTCTGGTAATGGCTCGCGGTCATCGTTTTTCAGCAACAGCTCATATTTGGAATCATCAGCCCCGGATCATTCTTTATTCCTAGACCTAACTTCTGATCCTTCCTATCACTCTTACAAGTGGGAAGTTTCAAATCCGGTCAAGACCCAACTTAATTCTGCTGCTGTTGTTACAATGGAAGATGAATATCAGGACATAGGAAatacaaatcttaaaaatattagCTCTGATTTTGATGAGAACTTTATCATAGATGATTTAACAACCTCTAAATATCCACTGTATCCTCCTCCTACTCCCCATGATGGTGGCATCACCCCAAGTGATAATGAATACCAGGATTTCCAAAGCTTATCGAAAAACACAGGAGGACAGTGGAGCTCAACCTCACAAGCTGAAATGGCACTTGGGGAGTGTGGAGCACTGAAAATCCCTCATTCCGTTTTGGAGACTGACCATACACCCACATCAGAACAAGAAAGTTCTTGGAAATCTTCTTTGCTTATCTCACCATGCATTCAAATAGACAATTCCTATCATTCTGTTTAA